A stretch of Myxococcus hansupus DNA encodes these proteins:
- a CDS encoding response regulator, which produces MSHDATGRPIEILLVEDNPGDVRLTIEALKEGKVRNSLSVARDGVEALAFLRREGAFANAARPDLILLDLNLPRKDGREVLAEIKEDASLRRIPVVVLTTSKAEEDILRTYDLHANCYISKPVDLEQFISVVRSIDDFWLSVVRLPSKPEAP; this is translated from the coding sequence ATGAGTCACGACGCGACTGGCAGACCGATTGAAATCCTGTTGGTGGAGGACAACCCGGGTGACGTGCGGTTGACCATCGAGGCCCTCAAGGAGGGCAAGGTGCGCAACAGCCTGTCGGTGGCGCGCGACGGCGTGGAGGCCCTGGCCTTTCTGCGGCGCGAGGGCGCGTTCGCGAACGCGGCCCGGCCGGACCTCATCCTGCTGGACCTCAACCTTCCTCGGAAGGACGGGCGCGAGGTGCTGGCGGAAATCAAGGAGGACGCGTCCCTGCGCCGCATCCCCGTGGTGGTGCTCACCACGTCCAAGGCGGAGGAGGACATCCTGCGCACCTACGACTTGCACGCGAACTGCTACATCTCCAAGCCGGTGGACCTGGAGCAGTTCATCTCCGTGGTGCGCTCCATCGACGACTTCTGGCTCTCCGTCGTCCGGCTGCCGTCCAAGCCCGAGGCTCCATGA
- a CDS encoding TadE/TadG family type IV pilus assembly protein, whose product MDPIDLRRRRQSGQVAVESALIIPMMVFIVLGTIQLGMVHHARLMTEYGAYRAARAGIVNHGDCNIMRKATLTALLPTLAPLNGVKSRVDTLDFTKDVHEEYLGTLFTGPFENTFVPIFPKYASGGLPLFRLEVVNPRLGDLDNLFAVYGAHMQAREVDYDDVRDDRIVEANLLSIRLTYFYEMRIPFANWQLHSFYMGREYLDQLRGLQFENQRVGGQSATTYLEQRGAARSLDHRRVSTLAGQRTYVMPLVATWSMRMQSNYFDNDEHGPRRCAVDS is encoded by the coding sequence ATGGACCCCATTGACCTCCGTCGTCGCCGTCAATCCGGCCAGGTCGCGGTCGAGTCAGCGCTCATCATCCCGATGATGGTCTTCATCGTCCTCGGCACCATCCAACTGGGCATGGTGCATCACGCCCGGCTGATGACGGAGTACGGCGCCTACCGCGCCGCCCGGGCGGGCATCGTCAATCACGGCGACTGCAACATCATGCGGAAGGCCACCCTGACCGCGTTGTTGCCCACGCTGGCGCCCCTCAATGGCGTGAAGAGCCGCGTCGACACGCTCGACTTCACGAAGGACGTCCACGAGGAGTACCTGGGGACGCTGTTCACCGGGCCCTTCGAAAACACTTTCGTGCCCATCTTTCCGAAGTACGCGTCGGGCGGGCTGCCGCTGTTCCGGCTCGAGGTGGTCAACCCCAGGCTCGGGGACCTGGACAACCTCTTCGCAGTGTACGGCGCGCACATGCAAGCCCGAGAGGTCGACTACGACGATGTGCGGGATGACCGCATCGTCGAGGCGAATCTCCTCTCCATCCGGCTGACCTACTTCTACGAGATGCGCATCCCCTTCGCGAACTGGCAGTTGCACAGCTTCTACATGGGCCGCGAATACCTGGACCAACTGCGCGGCCTCCAGTTCGAGAATCAGCGCGTGGGTGGGCAGTCCGCCACCACCTATCTGGAGCAGCGCGGCGCCGCGCGCAGCCTGGACCACCGTCGCGTGAGCACGCTCGCCGGCCAGCGCACCTATGTGATGCCGCTGGTCGCGACCTGGTCCATGCGCATGCAGTCCAACTACTTCGACAACGACGAGCACGGGCCGCGCCGCTGCGCGGTCGATAGCTGA
- a CDS encoding TadE family protein has protein sequence MKPRIAPRRRRGSFRARRGAATVEFALLAPLLIVLVLWSNYFWDIQRVRLKGAELARYVAFERTVRTDVDRIAADAQARYKDLDGSTKTGDLHPSFEGRFTVSVTARNADAPLTSRSMSGQNTGGGLMAAANTAMSALGGTAAAVARQMGLEARVGAVQTDIELTLRNAFIPETIAMYTTGFGDDPLDLRMTERFYLFHDTWRAWEPGDVPADNDAAYNRVEQRTYDRVRRIAYAGVSANSGGALDSIGDVLGVLGLDFPFSNSYLRDSVWIRPVTEHPKRPSKDRYWATGSVRTVPGDALQAVYWENDTKWCFNDCEPDAVKKKRGFSQDGGNGDNWPMRAHNCRGPFFQGATGSLRPESIYSDQYIFSIKRQDYHNYEGSDACVQPSPTSR, from the coding sequence ATGAAGCCTCGCATCGCTCCTCGCCGCCGGCGCGGCTCCTTTCGGGCACGACGTGGCGCCGCCACCGTCGAGTTCGCCCTGCTGGCCCCGCTGCTCATCGTGCTGGTGCTCTGGTCGAACTACTTCTGGGACATTCAGCGCGTGCGCCTCAAGGGCGCCGAACTGGCCCGCTACGTCGCCTTCGAGCGCACCGTGAGGACGGACGTGGACCGCATCGCCGCGGACGCCCAGGCGCGCTACAAGGACCTGGATGGCTCCACGAAGACAGGGGACCTGCACCCCAGCTTCGAGGGCCGGTTCACGGTGTCCGTCACGGCCCGGAACGCGGATGCGCCCCTGACGTCGCGCTCCATGTCGGGACAAAACACGGGCGGCGGCTTGATGGCGGCCGCCAACACGGCCATGAGCGCGCTGGGCGGCACCGCGGCCGCTGTCGCACGGCAGATGGGGCTGGAAGCACGCGTGGGCGCCGTCCAGACCGACATCGAGCTCACCCTCCGCAACGCCTTCATCCCGGAGACCATCGCCATGTACACGACGGGCTTCGGCGACGACCCGTTGGACCTGCGGATGACGGAGCGGTTCTACCTCTTCCATGACACGTGGCGGGCCTGGGAGCCCGGCGACGTCCCAGCAGACAACGACGCCGCGTACAACCGCGTCGAGCAACGCACGTATGACCGCGTGCGGCGCATCGCCTACGCGGGCGTCTCCGCCAACTCGGGAGGCGCGCTCGACTCCATTGGAGACGTGCTCGGGGTGCTGGGCTTGGATTTCCCATTCTCCAACAGCTATCTCCGTGACTCCGTCTGGATTCGGCCCGTGACTGAACACCCCAAGCGCCCATCCAAGGATCGGTATTGGGCCACGGGCTCGGTGCGCACGGTGCCAGGAGATGCACTGCAAGCCGTCTACTGGGAGAACGACACGAAGTGGTGCTTCAACGACTGTGAGCCTGACGCCGTCAAGAAGAAGCGGGGGTTCTCGCAGGATGGCGGCAATGGCGACAACTGGCCCATGCGTGCCCACAACTGCCGCGGCCCGTTCTTCCAGGGAGCGACGGGCTCGTTGCGCCCCGAATCCATCTACTCCGACCAGTACATCTTCAGCATCAAGCGGCAGGACTATCACAACTACGAGGGGTCGGACGCGTGTGTCCAACCCAGCCCCACATCCCGTTGA
- a CDS encoding DUF1615 family protein, whose translation MQVPSPRQSQTSGGRGVAPGPAPRRRRRHGAWLGLFAVLGTMSACASRGAGAASPPIPPQPRLSASQVAKLMPPKLANREGWARDVLAALEVEDLVPSPPAVCSVLAVIEQESGYKEDPAVPGLPRMVRTRLEEHADKLGPLGRKVLTSVLEGKAKGSTKTFDARLNALRTERDLDRLFRDMLAYYEDGYPGAFKVVDFTSGLFASGRLHEFNPVTTAGSMQVSVRYAMLKAGEDADPAQVRESMYTRAGGVRYGTARLLGYEAAYPEPLFRFADYNAGVYASRNAALQSQVSRLTGHPLAPDGDFQLYDKQGEPRSQDSKSLQALLAFRQRYTPDLSERTVRRDVGKEKELAFESTDTFRAVKRIYQRETGEAPPYAQLPRVTLQSPKLKRELTTAWFARSVDRRFQQCLARYQAMTAK comes from the coding sequence ATGCAGGTCCCCAGTCCCCGGCAGTCCCAGACGTCCGGCGGGCGCGGCGTGGCGCCTGGACCCGCGCCACGCAGGCGGAGGCGACACGGCGCGTGGCTGGGGCTGTTCGCGGTGCTGGGCACGATGAGCGCGTGCGCGTCCCGTGGTGCTGGCGCGGCCTCGCCGCCGATTCCACCGCAGCCCCGGCTCTCCGCGTCCCAGGTCGCGAAGCTGATGCCGCCGAAGCTGGCGAACCGCGAGGGCTGGGCCCGCGACGTGCTGGCCGCGTTGGAGGTGGAGGACCTCGTGCCGTCGCCGCCCGCGGTGTGCTCGGTGCTGGCCGTCATCGAACAGGAGTCCGGCTACAAGGAGGACCCCGCCGTGCCCGGCCTGCCGCGCATGGTGCGCACCCGCCTGGAAGAGCACGCGGACAAGCTCGGGCCCCTGGGCCGGAAGGTCCTGACCTCCGTGCTGGAAGGCAAGGCGAAGGGCAGCACGAAGACCTTCGACGCGCGGCTGAATGCCCTGCGCACCGAGCGCGACCTGGACCGGCTCTTCCGCGACATGCTCGCGTACTACGAGGACGGCTACCCGGGCGCCTTCAAGGTCGTGGACTTCACCAGTGGCCTCTTCGCCTCCGGCCGCCTGCACGAGTTCAACCCCGTCACCACCGCGGGCTCCATGCAGGTCAGCGTGCGCTACGCGATGCTGAAGGCAGGCGAGGACGCGGACCCCGCCCAGGTGCGCGAGTCCATGTACACACGCGCGGGCGGCGTGCGTTACGGCACCGCGCGGCTGCTCGGATACGAGGCCGCGTACCCGGAGCCGCTCTTCCGCTTCGCGGACTACAACGCGGGCGTCTATGCCTCACGCAACGCCGCGCTCCAGTCCCAGGTGAGCCGCCTCACCGGCCATCCCCTGGCACCGGACGGCGACTTCCAGCTCTATGACAAGCAGGGCGAGCCTCGAAGCCAGGACAGCAAGTCCCTGCAAGCGCTGCTCGCATTCCGCCAGCGCTACACGCCCGACCTCAGCGAACGGACGGTGCGCCGCGACGTGGGCAAGGAGAAGGAGCTGGCGTTCGAGTCCACCGACACGTTCCGCGCGGTGAAGCGCATCTACCAACGTGAAACCGGTGAGGCGCCTCCCTACGCCCAGCTTCCCCGGGTGACGCTCCAGAGCCCCAAGCTGAAGCGCGAGCTCACCACAGCGTGGTTCGCGCGCTCGGTGGACCGACGCTTCCAGCAGTGCCTGGCCCGCTACCAGGCGATGACGGCGAAGTAG
- a CDS encoding PAS domain-containing protein: MTHPHRSSPDAAPEPVLPGLDAFQQVAESIPHLVWVTRADGRHEYFNARWFAYTGLSPEGSVGTGWERAFHPDDLEEANRRWAHSLRTGEPYEVEYRCRRHDGVWRWHLGRAQPVRDDGGRILKWFGTCTDIEEQKRATDSMSLLAEASALLSSSSLDYEATLAALTRLVVPSQADWCAIEIAYEDGSTRQVGVAHVDPEKVRYGEELRVRYPPRHEDPSGVLSVIRTGEPVLLPEVPDALLVAGARDAEHLRIARELGLRSVMVLPLKARGRTIGALSLVHAESGRRFRPSDMLLASQLAERAAVALDNARLIKDARRMEERFRSLVTASTQAVWVTRPDGDIEEDSPSWRAYTGQTFAEWRGHGWLTAVHPEERDAAARTWFAAVEQRRPYESEQRLRRPEGHYTPSRVRAVPVLNPNGSIREWVGTTTDISAQRLVEEASHRAAREAAVRRLEALRADVSLALSREGTVPDILQDCAEAVVTHLAAQTVRLWLYARDTHTLELAGNAGSTAPPRDRWMRVRVDGLSMVSEVARLRTQLRVDDLWTDPRVLDHAWLREMNIHAFAGMPLMVRGQLVGALGVYRDTPLDDDAVAALAAVSDAIAQGVERRRAEESLQQHVQELARSNEELQQFAYVASHDLQEPLRMVASYTQLLGRRYKGKLDSDADEFIHYAVDGVNRMQRLIQDLLAYSRVGTRGKDLRPCDTSRAMARATANLRAAIEETHATVEHGPLPAVLADETQLTQLFQNLVGNALKFHGDAPPRVQVSAEAQGEEVCFTVRDFGIGIAPEYFERIFVIFQRLHGKEEYPGTGIGLAICKKIVERHGGRIGVESRPGEGTAFWFTLPAVPPHLES; the protein is encoded by the coding sequence ATGACGCACCCCCATCGAAGTTCTCCGGACGCGGCCCCGGAGCCGGTGCTCCCCGGACTGGACGCCTTTCAGCAGGTTGCCGAGAGCATTCCCCACCTTGTCTGGGTGACGCGCGCGGACGGCCGGCATGAGTACTTCAACGCTCGGTGGTTCGCCTACACCGGCCTGTCCCCCGAGGGTTCGGTGGGCACGGGCTGGGAGCGGGCCTTCCATCCGGACGACCTGGAGGAGGCGAACCGGCGCTGGGCCCACTCCCTGCGCACCGGTGAGCCCTACGAGGTGGAATACCGCTGCCGCCGGCATGACGGCGTGTGGCGCTGGCACCTGGGCCGGGCGCAGCCGGTCCGCGACGACGGCGGCCGCATCCTCAAGTGGTTTGGCACCTGCACGGACATCGAGGAGCAGAAGCGCGCCACGGACTCCATGTCCCTGCTGGCCGAGGCCAGCGCGCTCTTGTCCTCCTCCTCGCTGGATTACGAGGCGACGCTCGCGGCGCTGACGCGGCTGGTGGTGCCGTCCCAGGCGGACTGGTGCGCCATCGAAATCGCCTACGAGGATGGCTCCACGCGTCAGGTGGGTGTGGCCCACGTGGACCCGGAGAAGGTGCGCTACGGCGAGGAGCTGCGGGTGCGCTACCCGCCGCGCCACGAGGACCCTTCGGGCGTGCTGTCCGTCATCCGCACCGGAGAGCCGGTGTTGCTGCCCGAGGTCCCGGACGCGCTGCTGGTGGCGGGTGCGCGTGACGCGGAACACCTGCGCATCGCGCGGGAGCTGGGGCTGCGCTCGGTCATGGTGCTGCCGCTGAAGGCTCGCGGGCGGACGATTGGCGCGCTCTCCCTGGTCCATGCGGAGTCCGGGCGGCGGTTTCGTCCGTCGGACATGCTGCTCGCCTCGCAGCTCGCGGAGCGCGCGGCGGTGGCCCTGGACAATGCCCGGCTCATCAAGGACGCGCGGCGGATGGAGGAGCGCTTCCGCTCGCTCGTGACCGCGTCCACGCAGGCCGTCTGGGTGACGCGCCCGGATGGCGACATCGAGGAGGACAGCCCGTCGTGGCGCGCCTACACCGGGCAGACCTTCGCGGAGTGGCGGGGCCACGGTTGGCTCACCGCCGTGCACCCCGAGGAGCGCGACGCGGCGGCCCGAACCTGGTTCGCCGCCGTGGAGCAGCGCCGCCCCTACGAGTCCGAGCAGCGCCTGCGCCGCCCGGAGGGGCACTACACCCCTTCACGCGTGCGGGCCGTGCCGGTGCTCAACCCCAACGGCTCCATCCGGGAATGGGTGGGCACCACCACGGACATCTCCGCCCAGCGCCTGGTGGAGGAGGCCTCGCACCGGGCCGCCCGGGAGGCCGCGGTGCGCAGGCTGGAGGCGCTGCGCGCGGACGTGAGCCTCGCCCTGTCCCGGGAGGGGACGGTTCCAGACATCCTCCAGGACTGCGCGGAGGCGGTGGTGACGCACCTGGCCGCCCAGACGGTCCGGTTGTGGCTCTACGCACGCGACACGCACACCCTGGAGCTGGCGGGCAACGCGGGGTCCACCGCGCCGCCGCGCGACAGGTGGATGCGGGTGCGGGTGGACGGCCTGAGCATGGTGAGCGAGGTGGCGCGGCTGCGCACGCAGCTCCGCGTGGATGACCTGTGGACGGACCCGCGGGTGTTGGACCACGCCTGGCTGCGGGAGATGAACATCCATGCGTTCGCGGGCATGCCGCTGATGGTGCGCGGGCAGCTCGTGGGGGCGCTCGGCGTCTACCGCGACACGCCCTTGGACGATGACGCGGTGGCGGCGCTGGCGGCGGTGTCGGACGCCATCGCGCAGGGTGTGGAGCGGCGCCGCGCCGAGGAGTCGCTCCAGCAGCACGTGCAGGAGCTGGCCCGCTCCAACGAGGAGCTCCAGCAGTTCGCCTACGTGGCGTCGCATGACTTGCAGGAGCCGCTGCGCATGGTGGCCAGCTACACGCAGCTTTTGGGCCGGCGCTACAAGGGCAAGCTGGACTCGGACGCGGACGAGTTCATCCATTACGCGGTGGATGGCGTCAACCGCATGCAGCGGCTCATCCAGGACCTGCTGGCCTACTCACGCGTGGGCACGCGCGGCAAGGATTTGCGGCCCTGTGACACGTCCCGGGCCATGGCGCGGGCGACGGCGAACCTGCGCGCCGCCATCGAGGAGACGCACGCCACGGTGGAGCACGGCCCGCTGCCCGCCGTGCTCGCGGACGAGACGCAGCTCACCCAGTTGTTCCAGAACCTCGTGGGCAATGCGTTGAAGTTCCATGGGGACGCGCCGCCCCGCGTCCAGGTGAGCGCCGAGGCCCAGGGAGAGGAGGTTTGCTTCACGGTGCGCGACTTTGGAATTGGCATCGCGCCGGAGTACTTCGAGCGTATCTTCGTCATCTTCCAGCGGCTCCACGGCAAGGAAGAGTATCCAGGCACGGGGATTGGCCTGGCCATCTGCAAGAAAATCGTCGAGCGCCATGGCGGACGCATCGGCGTGGAGTCGCGGCCCGGCGAAGGCACGGCCTTCTGGTTCACCCTGCCCGCCGTCCCGCCCCACCTGGAGTCTTGA
- a CDS encoding Tad domain-containing protein: MFRLLRRMRRDERGQAMVIGAVAMLVLAVSVMASVSIGHGVYEKIKLQDAADAQAYSIAVKEARAYNFLAYTNRAMVVHYSAMLTVMSYVSHAVYLDQTIRNVASVLKVIPVIGGIFAAVEQALKLWKSAVEVVARALIPILTGLNIALWLAQEAMLFGTLMDLVTSDGNLVVQGTDPKAQVGLAMTYGSGGSNPGLSVLNAVTSTNYSNLKNFLHPIDDGPRSSGSVSISDPTGMGTRSRLLRDNKLSEPDMAKYRLLMGNIANAMRREWTAVGDGPILIGRQWNLNLCLAAFQVRIEKTADSQIKSFDENFENNRKDQLYAADDIRIRLRPLCYFGRWRNVFQFRFRAAADAQGGFHQEFGRRKTDDHHNWEGITPFVTSDPSFVRPWQYHFGYPCNVTVLSKDMGAESGETEAPFQMKNLRDNAFMTNESAWWKSEKATENEVVGGGFLDMTWKYVGGYKMKSGALDGDAAHFRETTGGMMAIAVGRAVYHRPGVWKEQPNFFNPLWTARLAPVKTHWEDSAMRVMIREWDLSAGWFRNAFNY; this comes from the coding sequence ATGTTCCGCCTCCTCCGCAGGATGCGCCGCGATGAGCGCGGCCAGGCCATGGTCATTGGCGCCGTCGCCATGCTCGTGCTGGCCGTCAGCGTCATGGCGTCCGTCAGCATTGGCCATGGCGTCTACGAGAAAATCAAACTCCAGGACGCGGCCGACGCCCAGGCGTACTCCATCGCGGTGAAGGAGGCCCGGGCCTACAACTTCCTGGCCTACACCAACCGCGCGATGGTGGTGCACTACTCGGCCATGCTCACCGTGATGTCCTACGTGAGCCACGCCGTCTACCTGGACCAGACGATTCGCAACGTCGCGAGCGTGCTCAAGGTCATTCCTGTCATCGGCGGCATCTTCGCCGCGGTGGAACAGGCCCTGAAGTTATGGAAATCCGCCGTGGAGGTGGTCGCCAGGGCGCTGATTCCCATCCTCACCGGCTTGAACATCGCGCTGTGGCTGGCCCAGGAAGCCATGCTGTTCGGCACGCTCATGGACCTGGTCACCTCCGATGGAAACCTGGTCGTCCAGGGGACCGACCCCAAGGCCCAGGTCGGCCTGGCGATGACCTATGGCTCGGGAGGCTCCAACCCCGGGCTCTCGGTCCTGAACGCCGTCACCAGCACCAACTATTCGAACCTGAAGAACTTCCTCCACCCCATCGACGATGGACCTCGCAGCAGCGGCAGCGTGAGCATCTCCGACCCCACCGGCATGGGCACTCGCTCCAGGCTCTTGCGAGACAACAAGCTCTCCGAGCCGGACATGGCCAAGTACCGGCTGCTCATGGGCAACATCGCCAATGCCATGCGGCGGGAATGGACGGCCGTGGGTGACGGTCCCATCCTCATTGGCCGGCAATGGAACCTGAACCTGTGCCTGGCCGCCTTCCAGGTGCGCATCGAGAAGACGGCTGACAGTCAAATCAAGAGCTTCGACGAGAACTTCGAGAACAACCGCAAGGACCAGCTCTACGCCGCGGACGACATCCGGATTCGACTCCGCCCGCTCTGCTACTTCGGCCGCTGGCGCAATGTCTTCCAGTTCCGCTTCCGCGCCGCCGCGGATGCCCAAGGCGGCTTCCACCAGGAGTTTGGCCGCCGCAAGACGGACGACCACCACAACTGGGAGGGCATCACGCCCTTCGTCACCTCCGACCCCAGCTTCGTCCGGCCCTGGCAGTACCACTTCGGCTACCCGTGCAACGTCACCGTCCTCTCCAAGGACATGGGCGCGGAGAGCGGGGAGACGGAGGCGCCCTTCCAGATGAAGAACCTGCGGGACAACGCCTTCATGACGAACGAGTCCGCCTGGTGGAAGTCCGAGAAAGCGACTGAGAACGAAGTCGTGGGCGGCGGGTTTCTGGACATGACCTGGAAGTACGTGGGCGGCTACAAGATGAAGAGCGGGGCCCTGGACGGAGACGCGGCGCACTTCCGCGAGACGACCGGCGGAATGATGGCCATCGCCGTGGGCCGCGCCGTCTACCACCGCCCCGGTGTCTGGAAAGAGCAGCCCAACTTCTTCAACCCGCTGTGGACGGCCCGCCTGGCCCCGGTGAAGACGCATTGGGAGGACTCCGCCATGCGCGTGATGATTCGGGAGTGGGACCTCAGCGCGGGCTGGTTCAGGAACGCCTTCAATTACTGA
- a CDS encoding hybrid sensor histidine kinase/response regulator, with product MEGRPLRLLLVEDNPGDARLLQEELKEISTARFDVLHVERLADAVRVLGASGVDAVLLDLSLPDGQGLANIPRLLHAAPAVPLVVLTGTDDEQLAVQAVHEGAQDYLVKGQVTGPLLVRALRYAIERKRVEEGLQREEAARQTAVFREQFLGILGHDLRNPLQAISGNAALLLRYGGLAEPQRKAVNRISISADRMARMINDLLDFTRTRLGGGYALTRARMNLHDVLRQVVEELEVAHPLRRFELTLAGNGWGEWDADRIAQAASNLVGNAVQYSPEDTSVTVSVHDEDEGLRMEVHNWGLPIPGERLPHIFDPFVRAQDMRSAQRNGLGLGLYITYEIARAHGGMVQVSSTPQEGTRFGLYLPRFESAGASLR from the coding sequence ATGGAGGGACGGCCGCTGCGCCTGCTGCTGGTGGAGGACAACCCGGGCGACGCACGGCTGCTCCAAGAGGAGCTGAAGGAGATTTCCACCGCGCGCTTCGACGTCCTCCATGTGGAGCGGCTGGCGGACGCGGTGCGGGTCCTGGGGGCTTCCGGCGTGGACGCGGTGCTGTTGGACTTGTCGCTGCCGGACGGGCAGGGGCTGGCCAACATCCCGCGCCTGCTCCATGCCGCGCCGGCGGTGCCGCTGGTGGTGCTCACCGGCACGGACGACGAGCAGTTGGCGGTGCAGGCCGTGCACGAGGGCGCGCAGGACTATCTGGTGAAGGGGCAGGTGACGGGGCCGCTGCTGGTGCGGGCGCTGCGGTACGCCATCGAGCGCAAGCGCGTGGAGGAGGGGCTCCAGCGCGAGGAGGCGGCGCGGCAGACGGCGGTGTTCCGCGAGCAGTTCCTGGGCATCCTGGGCCATGACTTGCGCAACCCGCTCCAGGCCATCTCCGGCAACGCGGCGCTGCTGTTGCGTTACGGCGGACTGGCGGAGCCGCAGCGCAAGGCCGTCAACCGCATCTCCATCTCCGCGGACCGCATGGCGCGGATGATCAACGACCTGCTGGACTTCACGCGCACCCGCCTGGGCGGAGGCTATGCGCTGACGCGCGCGCGGATGAACCTGCACGACGTGTTGCGCCAGGTGGTGGAGGAGCTGGAGGTGGCGCACCCCCTGCGCCGCTTCGAGCTGACCCTGGCGGGCAATGGTTGGGGGGAATGGGACGCGGACCGCATCGCGCAGGCGGCCTCCAACCTGGTGGGCAACGCCGTGCAGTACTCGCCCGAGGACACGTCGGTCACCGTGTCCGTGCACGACGAGGACGAAGGCCTCCGGATGGAGGTGCACAACTGGGGCTTGCCCATCCCTGGGGAGCGGCTGCCCCACATCTTCGACCCCTTCGTGCGCGCGCAGGACATGCGCAGCGCGCAGCGCAACGGGCTGGGCCTGGGCCTCTACATCACCTACGAAATCGCGCGCGCCCATGGCGGCATGGTGCAGGTGTCCTCCACGCCGCAGGAGGGCACGCGCTTCGGGTTGTACCTGCCGCGCTTCGAGTCGGCGGGCGCGTCGCTGCGGTAG
- a CDS encoding acyl-CoA dehydrogenase — protein sequence MTAPRPNPLLSDRDVDFQLYEVLDATSLCALPAFAEHSRDTFALLLDSTRRFAREVLYPTYRAMDAQPPSFQDGRVHVHPLMRDLYPRMVELGLLTATRPPDVGGQQLPLTVHAASTAYLMAANLSVYAWLGLTLGAAHLLEVFGSPEVKATFMEPMYRGEWTGTMALTEPQAGSSLADVRTRATPAPDGSWRIQGSKIFISGADQDFSENVVHLTLARIEGAEGGTRGISLFAVPSRRPEGGKLVDNDVRVAGVIHKIGWKGIPSLVLNYGESGDCHGWLVGPAGRGLACMFQMMNEARIMVGMNGVATATVAYHEAVAYARERPQGRPAGLRDASHPQTPIIEHADVRRMLLRQKAIVEGGLSLLLAAAYHADVAGHAADEQARQRAGLLVDLLTPVAKSFPAERGFESNALAVQVHGGYGYSTEYLPEAWLRDQKLNSIHEGTTGIQGLDLLGRKVVAGGGAALQAFAEEVGATVARARAVDVTPAWSEALEQALAETTAVVSELGARGMSGEVELMLRHSADFLDLFGVLAVAWRWLAQAAAAKEALARGAPERDFYEGKLAAAQYWFAVELPRVPLLARLCRTSEDSYARMRPEWF from the coding sequence ATGACCGCGCCCCGCCCCAATCCCTTGCTGTCGGACCGCGACGTGGACTTCCAGCTCTACGAGGTGCTGGACGCCACGTCGCTGTGTGCCCTGCCCGCCTTCGCCGAGCACTCGCGCGACACCTTCGCCCTGCTGCTGGACAGCACACGCCGCTTCGCCCGCGAGGTGCTCTACCCCACCTACCGCGCCATGGACGCGCAGCCGCCGTCCTTCCAGGACGGCCGCGTCCACGTGCATCCGCTGATGCGCGACCTGTACCCGCGCATGGTGGAGCTGGGCCTGCTCACCGCCACGCGCCCGCCGGACGTGGGCGGACAGCAGCTCCCGCTCACCGTGCACGCGGCGTCCACGGCCTACCTCATGGCCGCCAACCTCAGCGTGTACGCCTGGCTGGGTTTGACGCTGGGCGCCGCGCACCTGCTGGAGGTGTTCGGCTCGCCGGAGGTGAAGGCCACCTTCATGGAGCCGATGTACCGCGGCGAGTGGACCGGCACCATGGCGCTCACCGAGCCCCAGGCGGGCAGCAGCCTCGCGGACGTGCGCACGCGCGCGACCCCCGCGCCCGATGGGAGCTGGCGCATCCAGGGTTCGAAAATCTTCATCAGCGGCGCGGACCAGGACTTCAGCGAGAACGTGGTGCACCTCACGCTGGCGCGCATCGAGGGCGCGGAGGGCGGCACGCGGGGCATCTCCCTCTTCGCGGTGCCCTCGCGGCGGCCCGAGGGCGGGAAGCTCGTGGACAACGACGTCCGCGTGGCGGGCGTCATCCACAAGATTGGCTGGAAGGGCATCCCCAGCCTCGTCCTCAATTACGGCGAGTCCGGCGACTGCCACGGCTGGCTGGTGGGGCCCGCCGGCCGCGGCCTGGCGTGCATGTTCCAGATGATGAACGAGGCGCGCATCATGGTGGGCATGAACGGCGTGGCCACCGCGACGGTCGCCTACCACGAGGCGGTGGCCTACGCGCGTGAGCGGCCCCAGGGCCGCCCCGCGGGCCTCCGCGACGCGTCACACCCGCAGACGCCCATCATCGAGCACGCGGACGTCCGGCGGATGCTGCTGCGCCAGAAGGCGATTGTCGAAGGCGGCCTCTCGCTGCTGCTCGCGGCCGCGTACCACGCCGACGTCGCGGGCCACGCCGCGGACGAACAGGCGCGCCAACGCGCGGGCCTGCTGGTGGACCTCCTGACGCCCGTGGCGAAGTCCTTCCCCGCCGAGCGCGGCTTCGAGTCCAACGCGCTCGCGGTGCAGGTCCACGGTGGCTATGGCTACTCCACCGAGTACCTGCCCGAGGCGTGGCTGCGAGACCAGAAGCTCAACAGCATCCACGAGGGCACCACCGGCATCCAGGGCCTGGATTTGCTGGGGCGCAAGGTGGTGGCGGGCGGCGGCGCGGCGCTCCAGGCCTTCGCGGAGGAGGTCGGCGCCACGGTGGCGCGAGCGCGCGCCGTGGACGTGACGCCCGCGTGGAGCGAGGCGCTCGAACAGGCCCTGGCGGAGACCACCGCCGTCGTGTCGGAGCTGGGCGCCCGCGGCATGTCCGGCGAGGTGGAGCTGATGCTGCGCCACAGCGCGGACTTCCTGGACCTCTTCGGCGTGCTCGCGGTGGCGTGGCGCTGGCTGGCCCAGGCCGCGGCGGCGAAGGAGGCCCTGGCCCGTGGCGCGCCGGAGCGCGACTTCTACGAGGGCAAGCTGGCGGCCGCGCAGTACTGGTTCGCGGTGGAGCTGCCCCGAGTCCCCCTCCTGGCCCGGCTCTGCCGGACAAGCGAGGATTCCTACGCGCGCATGCGCCCGGAGTGGTTCTGA